The DNA segment CAGCGAGTAGTACATGCCGAAGTTGTTGACGATGACGGGCACGGGCATGGCGATGGTCAGCACGCCGGCCAGCGCGCACAGGGCGCCCACCAGCATGCCCGACCACGTCATGGGGTACATGTCGCCGTAGCCCAGCGTGGTCATGGTCACCACGGCCCACCAGAAGCCGATGGGGATGTTCTTGAAGTAGGTGTGGCGCGAGCCGGTGACGTCGTCGGGGTCGGCGCCGATGCGCTCGGCGTAGTAGATCATGGTGGCGAAGATGAGCACGCCCAGGCGAGGAAGATGACGAGCAGCAGGAACTCGTTGGTGCTGGCGCGCAGCGTGTGGCCAGCACGCGCAGCCCCACGAAGTGCCGCGTCAGCTTGAAGATGCGGAGGATGCGCACGAAGCGCACGACCCGCAGGAAGCCCAGCACGTCCTTGGCCGCCTTGGAGGACAGGCCCCGCAGCCCCGACCTCCAGGTAGAAGGGCAAGATGGCCACGAAGTCGATGATGTTGAGGCTGCTCTTGATGAAGTCGCGCTTGTCCGGGCAGAAGCTGACGCGCATGAGGAACTCGAAGGTGAACCACACCACGCACAGCCCCTCACGTAGGTGAGGAAGGGCTCGGTCTCCACCTCCACGGCCACCTGCGTGCCCGTCTCGTTGCCCGTGGTCACCGTCTCGTCTTGTTGATGACGCGGTTGAAGGCCTCGTGCGTCTCCAGGCAGAAGGTGGTGATGGAGATGAGGATGAAGAAGAGCGAGGCGAAGGCCACGTACTGGGGCGGGGCAGAGGGGCGAGGTCAGGGCGGGGGGccgagacccccccccccccggaaAAGCCACGGATGGAGCCCCGCGGGGGAagcagggagggggggaacgGGAATTTGGGGTTCTGACCCCCGCACCAAATCGTTGACACCCCCATAAGTTCATGGGGGGCTCCTTTGTTTGAGTTCTGAGCCCCCCCAAATCACTGACaccccccaaaaatgccccagattgacccccccccaaatcatTGACACCCCCCAAAATGCCCAGAttgaccccccccccaaatcatTGACACCCCCCAAAATGCCCAGACTGACCCCCCTAATCATTGACACCCCCAAATATTCATGGGGGGGGGGCTCAGCTGAGTTCTGACCCCCCCAAATCACTGACACCCCCCAAAATGCCCAGActgacccccccccaaatcatTGACACCCCCATAAATTCATGGGGGGGCTCCTTTGTTTGAGTTCCGACCCCCCCAAAATCACTGACTCCCCCAAAATGCCCAGATTGATCCACCCAAATCACTGAACcccccccaaaatgccccagaCTGACCCCCCCTAATCATTGACACCCCCAAATATTCATGGGGGGGGGCTCAGCTGAGTTCTGACCCCCCCAAATCACTGACaccccccaaaatgccccagaCTGACCCCCCCTAATCATTGACACCCCCATAAATTCATGGGGGCTCCTTTGTTTGAGTTCTGACACCCCCAAAATCACTGAcccccccaaaatgccccagaTTGATCCGCCCAAATCACtg comes from the Vidua macroura isolate BioBank_ID:100142 unplaced genomic scaffold, ASM2450914v1 whyUn_scaffold_257, whole genome shotgun sequence genome and includes:
- the LOC128803016 gene encoding LOW QUALITY PROTEIN: potassium voltage-gated channel subfamily C member 3-like (The sequence of the model RefSeq protein was modified relative to this genomic sequence to represent the inferred CDS: inserted 7 bases in 6 codons; deleted 1 base in 1 codon); this translates as YVAFASLFFILISITTFCLETHEAFNRVINKXETVTTGNETGTQVAVEVETEPFLTYXEGLCVVWFTFEFLMRVSFCPDKRDFIKSSLNIIDFVAILPFYLEVGLRGLSSKAAKDVLGFLRVVRFVRILRIFKLTRHFVGLRVXGHTLRASTNEFLLLVIFLXLGVLIFATMIYYAERIGADPDDVTGSRHTYFKNIPIGFWWAVVTMTTLGYGDMYPMTWSGMLVGALCALAGVLTIAMPVPVIVNNFGMYYSLAMAKQKLPXKKNKHIPRPPQPGSPGYGSPGSGPNAPGSPRAARRPPACPLAQEEVVEINRAESRPNGEAGRAALAQEDCPPIEQPXLSPEERGGGPPNAPAGPGGGRERCGRDRACFLLGPDYAPPPRGTPAQRLREARGASTASRGVRVAPAAPPFSSPSPPRRPRSPIPSIL